One window of the Actinomyces wuliandei genome contains the following:
- a CDS encoding 4-hydroxy-3-methylbut-2-enyl diphosphate reductase, producing MAAQTPRPGSGQQDRKVLLAAPRGYCAGVDRAVDAVEQALEHYGAPIYVRKEIVHNKYVVEALSRRGAVFVSETDEVPEGARVVFSAHGVSPAVHEQAAARNLDTIDATCPLVTKVHKQAVRFAKDDYDIILVGHTGHEEVEGTQGEAPDHIQVVNGPHEVDQVTVRDPEKVVWISQTTLSVDETMETVRLLRERFPALTDPPGDDICYATQNRQAAVKEIAPRVDLMIVVGSGNSSNSVRLKEVALDAGATASHRVDYASEIDPAWLEGVQTVGLTSGASVPEILVREVVDRLAELGFTDVEEVRTATEKISFSLPKNLRADLKAAAGATGGQPLHARRQPVADHTC from the coding sequence GTGGCTGCTCAGACGCCTCGGCCCGGCTCCGGGCAGCAGGACAGGAAGGTGCTGCTGGCTGCTCCCCGGGGCTACTGTGCCGGGGTGGACCGGGCTGTTGACGCCGTCGAGCAGGCCCTGGAGCACTACGGCGCGCCCATCTACGTGCGCAAGGAGATCGTCCACAACAAGTACGTGGTGGAGGCTCTGTCGCGGCGGGGCGCGGTGTTCGTCTCCGAGACTGATGAGGTGCCTGAGGGCGCGCGCGTGGTCTTCTCCGCCCACGGCGTCTCCCCGGCGGTGCACGAGCAGGCTGCGGCCCGAAACCTGGACACCATTGACGCGACCTGCCCGCTGGTGACCAAGGTGCACAAGCAGGCGGTGCGCTTCGCCAAGGACGACTATGACATCATCCTGGTGGGGCACACCGGCCATGAGGAGGTTGAGGGGACCCAGGGGGAGGCGCCTGACCACATCCAGGTGGTCAACGGTCCTCACGAGGTGGACCAGGTCACCGTCCGTGACCCGGAGAAGGTCGTGTGGATCAGCCAGACCACCCTGAGCGTGGACGAGACCATGGAGACGGTGCGCCTCCTGCGGGAGCGATTCCCCGCGCTGACCGACCCGCCCGGGGACGATATCTGCTACGCCACCCAGAACCGGCAGGCGGCGGTCAAGGAGATCGCCCCCCGGGTGGATCTCATGATCGTCGTGGGCTCGGGGAACTCCTCCAACTCTGTGCGTCTGAAAGAGGTGGCCCTGGATGCGGGGGCCACCGCCTCGCACCGGGTCGACTACGCCTCCGAGATCGACCCGGCATGGCTGGAGGGGGTCCAGACCGTGGGCCTGACCTCAGGGGCCTCCGTGCCGGAGATCCTGGTGCGTGAGGTTGTGGACCGTCTGGCCGAGCTCGGCTTCACCGACGTGGAGGAGGTACGGACCGCCACAGAGAAGATCTCCTTCTCCCTGCCGAAGAACCTCCGCGCCGACCTCAAGGCTGCAGCGGGCGCGACGGGTGGGCAGCCCCTGCACGCGCGCCGTCAGCCGGTGGCGGACCACACCTGCTGA
- a CDS encoding amino acid permease, giving the protein MQMIAIGGAIGTGLFVASGATVSQAGPGGAVLAYAAVGLMVLLLMQSLGEMAAHVPVAGSFQTYATRFVSPSFGFTMGWNYWFNWAITVAAELVAAGIVMAYWLPDVPSWVWAALFLALLTGLNALSARAFGEGEFWLAAVKVVTVIVFLVAGVAMIVGIIGGHSEGLSNWTVGDAPFHGGALAVVSVFMIAGFSFQGTELVGVAAGEARNPRRDVPRAIRTVFWRIMLFYIGAIAVVGTLVAYTDPNLLRTGTEDVSYSPFTLVFARAGIAAAAAVMNAVILTAVLSAGNSGLYASTRMLHSMALQGQAPAWFAYVNRRGVPVRALGATAAVGGAGFLTAVVGQDTAYTWLLNVSALSGFMVWLGIAVCHLRFRRAYVLQGHDPADLPYRAPLFPLGPAVAFTLCVAVVLGQNYEAVFQGEVVRVLSSYIGLPVFFLVWLGHRLVTGSRMVPLEQVDVSGVRVEPEAGER; this is encoded by the coding sequence ATGCAGATGATCGCCATCGGCGGGGCGATCGGCACCGGGCTGTTCGTGGCCTCGGGTGCCACGGTGTCCCAGGCTGGGCCGGGAGGTGCCGTCCTGGCCTACGCGGCTGTAGGGCTCATGGTGCTGCTGCTCATGCAGTCCCTGGGGGAGATGGCGGCGCACGTGCCGGTCGCGGGCTCCTTCCAGACCTACGCCACACGGTTTGTCAGTCCCTCCTTCGGTTTCACGATGGGTTGGAACTACTGGTTCAACTGGGCTATCACGGTGGCGGCCGAGCTGGTCGCGGCGGGGATCGTCATGGCCTACTGGCTGCCCGACGTCCCCTCCTGGGTGTGGGCGGCGCTGTTCCTGGCGCTGCTGACCGGCCTCAACGCGTTGTCGGCACGGGCCTTCGGCGAGGGGGAGTTCTGGCTGGCGGCCGTCAAGGTGGTCACGGTCATCGTGTTCCTCGTGGCTGGTGTGGCCATGATTGTGGGGATCATCGGGGGCCACAGCGAGGGGCTGAGCAACTGGACGGTGGGGGACGCGCCCTTCCACGGGGGAGCGCTGGCCGTGGTCTCGGTGTTCATGATCGCCGGCTTCTCCTTCCAGGGCACCGAGCTGGTGGGGGTGGCGGCCGGCGAGGCCCGCAACCCGCGTCGCGACGTGCCGCGCGCCATCCGCACCGTGTTCTGGCGGATCATGCTGTTCTACATCGGGGCGATCGCAGTGGTGGGAACCCTGGTGGCCTACACCGACCCAAACCTGCTGCGTACCGGGACCGAGGATGTGTCCTACTCGCCGTTCACGCTGGTCTTTGCCCGTGCCGGGATCGCTGCGGCGGCGGCGGTCATGAACGCGGTGATCCTGACTGCGGTGCTCAGCGCGGGCAACTCCGGGCTGTACGCCTCCACCCGGATGCTGCACTCCATGGCCCTGCAGGGGCAGGCGCCCGCCTGGTTCGCCTATGTCAACCGCCGGGGCGTGCCGGTGCGTGCCCTGGGGGCGACGGCTGCGGTGGGGGGTGCGGGATTCCTGACTGCGGTGGTGGGGCAGGACACCGCCTACACCTGGCTGCTCAACGTGTCCGCCCTGTCCGGGTTCATGGTCTGGCTGGGGATCGCCGTGTGCCACCTGCGGTTCCGGCGCGCCTACGTGCTCCAGGGCCACGACCCGGCTGACCTGCCCTACCGTGCGCCGTTGTTCCCCCTGGGGCCGGCCGTGGCCTTCACCCTGTGTGTGGCAGTGGTCCTGGGGCAGAACTATGAGGCGGTCTTCCAGGGCGAGGTGGTGCGGGTGCTGTCTTCCTACATCGGGCTGCCGGTGTTCTTCCTGGTCTGGCTGGGCCACCGTCTGGTGACCGGGTCCCGTATGGTGCCCCTGGAGCAGGTGGACGTGTCTGGGGTCAGGGTCGAGCCGGAGGCCGGTGAGCGGTGA
- the ychF gene encoding redox-regulated ATPase YchF codes for MALTIGIVGLPNVGKSTLFNALTRATVLAANYPFATIEPNVGVVPLPDPRLDRLAEMFGSARVVPATVSFVDIAGIVRGASEGEGLGNQFLANIREADAICLVTRAFTDSDVVHVDGQVNPASDIETIATELVLADIQTLEKAVPRLEKEVRGKKTEAVVLETAKAALEVLGEGTLLSAGAEAAGLDRDVLRGFQLMTTKPFIYVFNMDDEGMSDQARQAELRELVAPAEAVFLDAQFEAELVELEPQEAAELLRESGQEESGLDKLARVGFDTLGLQTYLTAGEKESRAWTIPKGATAPQAAGVIHTDFERGFIKAEVVSYDELVEYGSVAEARARGRVRMEGKDYVMADGDVVEFRFNV; via the coding sequence GTGGCACTCACCATTGGAATCGTCGGGCTGCCCAACGTGGGCAAGTCCACCCTGTTCAACGCCCTGACCCGCGCGACCGTCCTGGCCGCGAACTACCCGTTCGCGACGATTGAGCCCAACGTCGGGGTCGTGCCCCTGCCGGACCCGCGCCTGGACCGGCTGGCCGAGATGTTCGGCTCGGCGCGGGTTGTGCCCGCTACCGTCTCCTTTGTCGATATTGCCGGGATCGTGCGCGGAGCCAGCGAGGGGGAGGGCCTGGGCAACCAGTTCCTGGCCAACATCCGTGAGGCCGACGCCATCTGCCTGGTGACCCGGGCCTTCACTGACTCGGACGTGGTCCACGTGGACGGGCAGGTCAACCCCGCCAGCGATATCGAGACCATCGCCACCGAGCTGGTGCTGGCCGACATCCAGACCCTGGAGAAGGCGGTGCCCCGCCTGGAGAAGGAGGTGCGGGGCAAGAAGACCGAGGCCGTGGTGCTGGAGACCGCTAAGGCCGCCCTGGAGGTCCTGGGGGAGGGCACCCTGCTGTCAGCCGGGGCGGAGGCGGCCGGGCTGGACCGCGACGTGCTGCGCGGGTTCCAGCTCATGACCACCAAGCCGTTCATCTACGTCTTCAACATGGACGACGAGGGCATGAGCGACCAGGCGCGCCAGGCCGAGCTGCGTGAGCTGGTGGCGCCAGCGGAGGCGGTGTTCCTGGACGCCCAGTTCGAGGCCGAGCTTGTCGAGCTGGAGCCGCAGGAGGCAGCGGAGCTGCTGCGTGAGAGCGGTCAGGAGGAGTCAGGCCTGGACAAGCTGGCGCGGGTGGGGTTTGACACCCTGGGGCTGCAGACCTACCTGACGGCGGGGGAGAAGGAGTCGCGCGCCTGGACCATCCCCAAGGGGGCCACCGCGCCCCAGGCGGCCGGCGTCATCCACACCGACTTCGAGCGGGGCTTCATCAAGGCCGAGGTGGTCTCCTACGACGAGCTGGTCGAGTACGGCTCCGTGGCCGAGGCCCGCGCCCGCGGGCGGGTGCGCATGGAGGGCAAGGACTACGTCATGGCCGACGGCGACGTGGTGGAGTTCCGGTTCAACGTGTGA
- a CDS encoding prevent-host-death protein, producing MTGAADAPTRTRRSSDLSRYSAEAEDHPVTVTRRDGEALVLMSQREAEGRARLLDLAARLITVALEDTGTLVERMSRAFPWMLALSPTDRETCTQDLVDAARASFSTNQPHLAVSELTSWKETAAAVAAGLGRTDVEWLDEGSGLEPVERP from the coding sequence ATGACCGGCGCGGCAGATGCTCCCACGCGTACCCGGCGCTCCTCGGACCTGAGCAGGTACTCTGCCGAGGCCGAGGACCACCCCGTCACGGTAACCCGTCGTGACGGTGAGGCGCTGGTTCTCATGTCGCAGCGCGAGGCCGAGGGCCGCGCACGACTGCTGGACCTCGCCGCACGGCTGATCACGGTGGCCCTGGAGGACACGGGCACGCTCGTCGAGCGCATGAGCCGGGCCTTCCCGTGGATGCTTGCACTGTCGCCGACAGACCGCGAGACCTGCACGCAGGACCTGGTCGATGCCGCGCGAGCCTCGTTCTCCACCAACCAGCCGCACCTGGCAGTCTCTGAGCTGACCTCGTGGAAGGAGACCGCCGCAGCCGTTGCTGCGGGCCTGGGCCGCACTGACGTGGAGTGGCTGGATGAGGGCAGCGGGCTCGAGCCCGTCGAGCGCCCCTGA
- a CDS encoding DUF4256 domain-containing protein, whose product MIETLRARFEAHPHRHKGLSWEDVAARLTEHPEALRALRGMEDTGGEPDVVGYDAKADAFLFYDCAAETPAGRRSLCLDDEALRSRRRNPPQGSAVGQAASMGVELMGETEYRSLQSLGEFDLKTSSWLATPADVRALGGALFGDRRFGRVFVYHNGAESYYGARGWRGVLRV is encoded by the coding sequence ATGATTGAGACTCTCAGGGCGCGGTTCGAGGCGCACCCGCACAGGCACAAGGGCCTCTCCTGGGAGGACGTCGCCGCGCGCCTGACCGAGCACCCTGAGGCGCTGAGGGCGCTCCGAGGCATGGAGGACACGGGAGGCGAGCCCGACGTCGTCGGCTACGACGCCAAGGCGGACGCCTTCCTCTTCTACGACTGCGCAGCCGAGACGCCTGCGGGCCGCCGCAGCCTGTGCCTCGACGACGAAGCGCTGCGCTCGCGCAGGAGGAACCCGCCGCAGGGCAGCGCTGTGGGCCAGGCTGCCTCAATGGGCGTCGAGCTCATGGGCGAGACGGAGTACCGCAGCCTCCAGAGCCTCGGGGAGTTCGACCTGAAGACCTCGTCGTGGCTGGCCACCCCGGCAGACGTGCGCGCCCTGGGCGGGGCACTGTTCGGGGACCGACGCTTCGGCCGGGTCTTCGTCTACCACAACGGTGCGGAGTCCTACTACGGGGCGCGCGGCTGGCGCGGCGTCCTGCGGGTGTAG
- a CDS encoding exodeoxyribonuclease VII small subunit, whose translation MSTEPSSSSFSRSRGASDPSPWHDQADHLPDGTPNDLPGDLPSDLPSDVASLTYEQAREELVAVVGRLEAGSVPLEDSLALWERGEALAQRCQAWLDQARARLAAVDNRGRSAQGDASEPPQ comes from the coding sequence GTGAGCACTGAGCCGTCCTCCTCGTCATTCTCCCGGTCCCGGGGAGCCTCCGACCCGTCGCCGTGGCACGACCAGGCCGACCACCTGCCTGATGGCACGCCCAACGACCTGCCCGGTGACCTGCCCAGCGACTTACCCAGTGACGTCGCCTCCCTGACCTACGAGCAGGCCCGGGAGGAGCTGGTGGCCGTCGTCGGACGTCTTGAGGCGGGCTCGGTACCACTGGAGGACTCCCTGGCCCTGTGGGAGCGGGGCGAGGCCCTGGCCCAGCGGTGCCAGGCCTGGCTGGACCAGGCTCGCGCCCGGCTGGCCGCCGTGGACAACCGCGGGCGCAGCGCGCAGGGGGACGCCTCTGAGCCTCCGCAGTGA
- the rmuC gene encoding DNA recombination protein RmuC: protein MTVSVGLLVPLLLLVSATSLALGYTLAVARISVRRSQHNPRQDSQHEETARLQAEAASWRARAEELSTRASLAEERAERDGAVLRALAPVRSQLEQVGARVESLERQRAQQHATLTEQLRETARAERDLQRTTASLEGALRSRSARGMWGEVELARILEASGMMRHVDFAEQRTVGSLVQQRSGRLSSADGASSPPAPSRPEGATSSRPDVVIHLPGEGYLALDAKVPMDSYLEATSLGTTTQQDQDRRAELLAAHARALRSHVDQLASRRYDRALGSSPEVVVLFVPAEPVLAAALETDTSLMEHALGRGVVLASPASLLALLRTCATAWARTAVNDDAQDLLELGRTLYDRLSTLAHHLDDLGRALRRSVTAYNKTLGSLENRLLVTARTLNTLGNDLHSPASIGSDDAQLRSLTATELSTAGRQQKLQESRPQEENRRQDEIQPQDENQQQEGEGDWGEGD from the coding sequence ATGACTGTCTCCGTCGGGCTCCTCGTACCCCTCCTGCTCCTGGTATCCGCCACCAGCCTTGCCCTGGGCTACACGCTGGCCGTGGCCCGCATCTCCGTCCGTCGCTCCCAGCACAACCCTAGGCAGGACTCCCAGCACGAGGAGACCGCCCGCCTCCAGGCGGAGGCAGCATCGTGGCGCGCCCGCGCCGAGGAGCTGTCCACCCGTGCCAGCCTGGCGGAGGAGCGTGCGGAGCGGGACGGGGCGGTGCTGCGCGCCCTGGCCCCGGTCCGCAGCCAGCTGGAGCAGGTCGGCGCCCGCGTGGAGTCCCTGGAGAGGCAGCGCGCCCAGCAGCACGCCACCCTGACCGAGCAGCTGCGGGAGACCGCACGCGCTGAGCGGGACCTGCAGCGCACCACGGCCTCCCTGGAGGGAGCGCTGCGCTCCCGCTCCGCACGAGGCATGTGGGGGGAGGTCGAGCTGGCACGTATCCTGGAGGCCTCCGGAATGATGCGCCACGTGGACTTTGCCGAGCAGCGCACCGTGGGCTCGCTGGTCCAGCAGCGCTCAGGCAGGCTGTCCAGCGCCGACGGCGCCTCATCCCCACCGGCACCTTCCCGCCCCGAAGGCGCGACGTCCTCCCGGCCCGACGTCGTCATCCACCTGCCGGGCGAGGGGTACCTGGCCCTGGACGCCAAGGTACCCATGGACTCCTACCTGGAGGCCACCTCTCTAGGAACAACCACCCAGCAGGACCAGGACCGCCGCGCCGAGCTGCTAGCCGCCCACGCCAGGGCACTGCGCTCCCACGTCGACCAGCTCGCCTCCCGCCGCTACGACCGCGCGCTGGGAAGCTCCCCCGAGGTCGTCGTCCTCTTTGTCCCGGCCGAGCCGGTCCTGGCCGCCGCCCTGGAGACAGACACCTCCCTCATGGAGCACGCCCTAGGGCGCGGCGTGGTCCTGGCCTCCCCCGCCTCGCTGCTCGCCCTGCTGCGTACCTGCGCCACCGCGTGGGCACGCACCGCCGTCAACGACGACGCCCAGGACCTGCTGGAGCTGGGCCGCACCCTGTACGACCGGCTGAGCACGCTCGCCCACCACCTGGACGACCTGGGCCGCGCCCTGCGCCGCAGCGTCACTGCGTACAACAAGACCCTGGGCTCCCTGGAGAACCGGCTGCTGGTCACCGCTCGGACCCTGAACACCCTGGGAAACGACCTGCACTCACCAGCGTCGATCGGCTCCGATGACGCCCAGCTCCGCTCCCTGACCGCCACCGAGCTCTCGACAGCAGGTCGGCAGCAGAAACTGCAGGAAAGCCGTCCGCAAGAGGAAAACCGACGGCAAGACGAGATTCAACCGCAAGACGAGAACCAGCAGCAAGAAGGTGAGGGTGATTGGGGCGAGGGCGATTGA
- a CDS encoding HXXEE domain-containing protein, giving the protein MVSPGTLAFVGIVLFMVHELEEIACVRPYIERCRNDSRFAGEMFVAGGDRAYPSTETLALMIGEELVLVSLIMGPGSPPALSRSSWHRI; this is encoded by the coding sequence GTGGTCTCGCCCGGTACCCTCGCCTTTGTCGGCATCGTCTTGTTCATGGTTCACGAGCTTGAGGAGATAGCCTGCGTCCGGCCTTATATTGAGCGGTGCAGGAATGACAGCAGGTTTGCCGGTGAGATGTTTGTCGCCGGTGGCGATCGGGCCTACCCCTCGACGGAGACCCTCGCGCTGATGATTGGCGAGGAGCTCGTGCTGGTGAGCCTGATCATGGGGCCGGGGTCGCCACCGGCTCTGTCGAGGTCGTCCTGGCACCGTATATAG
- a CDS encoding GNAT family N-acetyltransferase, protein MSGDIATGVVPRFVYGNFYPQGWEARQRSDLAQVLDQEAGSCDVARVGGELVGWVCTRIHPEDSMGEVHILCVDPAYQCQGVGRVLMERAHSRAREAGMRMVMVETGGDSGHTPARAAYEAVGYTRWPVARYFREL, encoded by the coding sequence ATGAGCGGGGACATCGCCACCGGGGTCGTGCCCCGGTTTGTCTACGGGAACTTCTATCCCCAGGGCTGGGAGGCGCGCCAGCGCTCGGACCTGGCCCAGGTCCTCGACCAGGAGGCGGGCAGCTGCGACGTCGCCAGGGTGGGTGGGGAGCTCGTGGGGTGGGTGTGCACCCGTATCCACCCGGAGGACTCCATGGGGGAGGTCCACATCCTCTGCGTTGATCCGGCCTACCAGTGCCAGGGAGTCGGGCGGGTGCTGATGGAGCGCGCGCACAGTCGCGCCCGTGAGGCGGGCATGCGCATGGTCATGGTGGAGACTGGCGGGGACTCGGGCCACACCCCGGCGCGGGCCGCCTACGAGGCGGTGGGCTACACGCGCTGGCCGGTGGCCAGGTACTTCAGGGAGCTGTGA
- a CDS encoding HEPN domain-containing protein — protein MTVVYGPRESWDVVHGAAGNREITLLGCSPLRSKRTFLARVDSPDTQAIVVDAALVGTHVSSWDDAVFSAAEMSVEDMVSWAGTSALKCTLGCDGGKLDGTGSISVSPVEEKSVACDGTTFCLLRQYTAPFMDWRKGEAIGRIRNLVSMRVVPESPFSLKSVLEKVSLVQYLVALATHQAAGVLWVRLEPTDSEIGSLSGRSRSRRGVDLLYAPFAVGAHDSKAVDAWRILFSCDSLPFEEILPRWCEVRERLLPAINMIMGLRYGSTSFVENRLLTAVGAAEALHRRLGIEEKPFPDDEFKKVRSALLKQMPEEYRRIFKSEIRNDLTLRDRLQQLAGRLDPGVVDLLVPDVGHWAGRAVRARNDLAHEGSTPKHSLEELAAVVDVTTVVVLLNVLHELGLPAERQREIVRYHPAISAAAERARRCLVPPEGQTWA, from the coding sequence GTGACGGTCGTTTACGGACCTCGAGAGTCCTGGGACGTTGTGCACGGTGCGGCTGGTAACCGAGAGATCACCCTGCTGGGGTGCAGCCCGCTGAGAAGCAAGAGGACGTTTCTTGCTCGCGTCGACAGCCCCGACACGCAGGCCATCGTCGTGGATGCGGCACTTGTCGGGACGCATGTCAGTAGTTGGGACGACGCCGTGTTCTCTGCTGCTGAGATGTCAGTTGAGGACATGGTGAGCTGGGCTGGGACTTCAGCGTTGAAATGTACCCTGGGCTGCGACGGGGGCAAGCTTGACGGGACTGGCAGTATCTCGGTCAGTCCGGTGGAGGAGAAGTCGGTCGCGTGCGACGGGACCACCTTCTGCTTGTTGCGCCAGTACACGGCCCCGTTCATGGACTGGCGTAAGGGCGAGGCGATTGGGCGGATACGCAACTTGGTGTCAATGAGAGTTGTCCCTGAGTCCCCGTTCTCACTGAAGTCGGTGCTGGAGAAGGTGAGTCTGGTCCAGTACCTGGTCGCGCTGGCGACCCACCAGGCTGCCGGTGTCCTGTGGGTCCGGCTCGAGCCTACTGACAGTGAGATAGGTTCGCTGAGCGGTCGCTCAAGGTCTCGTCGCGGCGTCGATCTTCTGTACGCCCCTTTCGCGGTCGGTGCCCATGACTCCAAGGCTGTCGATGCTTGGCGGATTCTGTTCAGTTGCGACTCGCTCCCCTTCGAGGAGATACTGCCTCGTTGGTGCGAGGTTCGCGAGCGGCTGCTGCCAGCGATCAACATGATCATGGGGCTGCGGTACGGCTCGACTTCCTTTGTCGAGAACAGGCTCCTGACGGCGGTGGGTGCTGCCGAGGCGCTGCACCGCAGGCTCGGCATCGAGGAGAAGCCGTTCCCGGATGATGAGTTCAAGAAGGTGCGCAGTGCTCTCCTTAAACAGATGCCAGAGGAGTATCGAAGGATCTTTAAGTCAGAGATTCGTAACGACCTAACGCTTCGGGACCGGCTTCAACAGCTTGCTGGGCGTTTAGACCCTGGCGTTGTCGACCTTCTGGTTCCGGATGTCGGTCACTGGGCGGGCAGGGCGGTTCGGGCTCGTAACGACCTCGCGCACGAGGGCAGCACGCCGAAGCATAGTCTTGAAGAACTCGCCGCTGTTGTCGATGTGACAACAGTTGTTGTTCTACTTAACGTCCTACATGAGCTGGGGCTGCCAGCTGAGCGCCAGAGGGAGATCGTGCGATACCACCCGGCCATCAGTGCGGCCGCCGAGCGGGCTCGGAGGTGCTTGGTTCCCCCTGAGGGCCAGACTTGGGCGTAG
- the xseA gene encoding exodeoxyribonuclease VII large subunit has product MGHVTSHPPHPPSSGPTASGPASAPTQPPSPPGQASSPAPSARAGLAGGARELAPRANLTTADNPWPLRLLSSKIEEYVSRMTEVWVEGQVVQLSRRPGARMVFLTLRDTDADTSMPVAIYARTLDAALARSGAQLTEGARVVVHARPVFWTRRGSLQLQADDVRPVGVGDLLARIEQLRRVLAAEGLFDAERKQPLPFLPRRVGLVCGRAAKAKDDVLVNSRLRWPGLPFEVREVAVQGSQAVPEVTRALRELDATEDVDVIVVARGGGAVEDLLPFSDEGLVRAAAACRTPLVSAIGHETDCPLLDLVADYRASTPTDAARRIVPDLSQETSGLDSARERLRSLMTARLDAEQAALDQLRARPVLAEPTSIVSGRLDELGQARDRLRRALSHHLSLAAADLRADHARLTALSPQGVLDRGYAILRTPGGTVITGAEDVKKGDLIEGVLARGRMVAQVVGSTRPDSGPGSTGGSNKDD; this is encoded by the coding sequence GTGGGGCACGTGACGTCTCACCCTCCTCACCCGCCGTCCAGCGGCCCCACCGCCTCAGGCCCCGCCTCGGCACCCACCCAGCCTCCCAGCCCCCCGGGCCAGGCAAGTTCCCCCGCCCCCTCCGCCCGGGCAGGCCTGGCCGGAGGTGCGCGCGAGCTGGCACCACGTGCCAACCTCACCACTGCGGACAACCCGTGGCCACTGCGGCTGCTGTCGTCCAAGATCGAGGAGTACGTCTCCCGCATGACCGAGGTGTGGGTGGAGGGCCAGGTGGTCCAGCTCTCCCGCCGCCCTGGAGCGCGGATGGTCTTCCTTACCCTGCGTGACACCGACGCCGACACCTCCATGCCGGTGGCGATCTACGCCCGCACCCTGGACGCCGCCCTGGCCCGCAGCGGCGCCCAGCTCACCGAGGGCGCACGCGTGGTGGTCCACGCCCGACCAGTCTTCTGGACCAGGCGCGGCTCGCTGCAGCTCCAGGCCGACGACGTCCGCCCCGTAGGAGTGGGCGACCTCCTGGCACGCATCGAGCAGCTGCGCCGCGTCCTGGCCGCCGAGGGCCTCTTCGACGCCGAGCGCAAGCAGCCTCTGCCGTTCCTGCCCCGCCGGGTGGGCCTGGTGTGCGGGAGAGCCGCCAAGGCCAAGGACGACGTCCTGGTCAACTCCCGGCTGCGCTGGCCCGGACTGCCCTTCGAGGTCCGTGAAGTCGCCGTCCAGGGCAGCCAGGCCGTGCCCGAGGTCACCCGGGCGCTGCGTGAGCTCGACGCCACGGAGGACGTCGACGTCATCGTCGTCGCCCGCGGTGGCGGGGCCGTCGAGGACCTGCTCCCCTTCTCCGACGAGGGCCTGGTTCGCGCCGCCGCCGCCTGCCGCACCCCGCTGGTCTCCGCGATCGGACACGAGACCGACTGCCCCCTGCTGGACCTCGTGGCCGACTACCGGGCCTCAACCCCCACCGACGCCGCCCGGCGGATCGTGCCCGACCTGTCCCAGGAGACCTCCGGCCTGGACTCGGCCCGCGAGCGCCTACGCTCCCTGATGACCGCGCGCCTGGACGCTGAGCAGGCCGCCCTGGACCAGCTGCGTGCCCGCCCGGTGCTGGCCGAGCCCACCTCGATCGTCAGCGGCCGCCTGGACGAGCTGGGCCAGGCCCGTGACCGGCTGCGCCGCGCGCTGAGCCACCACCTGTCCCTGGCGGCGGCGGACCTGCGGGCCGATCATGCCCGCCTGACCGCCCTGTCCCCCCAGGGCGTGCTGGACCGCGGCTACGCGATCCTGCGCACCCCGGGGGGCACGGTCATCACCGGCGCCGAGGACGTCAAGAAGGGCGACCTCATTGAGGGCGTCCTCGCGCGCGGCCGCATGGTGGCCCAGGTGGTGGGGTCCACCAGGCCGGACAGCGGCCCTGGGAGCACAGGGGGCAGCAATAAGGACGACTGA
- a CDS encoding transposase has protein sequence MLVGVGTGWVNVLAHGGGVLLAETVRARGLDVLLSQVLAPWSRLLARHDPVKVVLDLALSLVVERAVVLARARRAGWTLAGAWALTAAVSAQRPLVTDTGATLVTAHPDNEGGGWHRPSRRAGRGFGLRPLTAWTDHGPQGAGENAAVMLRPASAGSDTAADHEAVIAVVLARVGLGPGPGRKVLVRTDAAGGTKATLAALERRGVSCSVGLTLPSDMSRACRLVPAQAWTPACGVDAAPARRRTWQG, from the coding sequence TTGTTGGTGGGTGTCGGGACCGGCTGGGTCAACGTGCTTGCTCATGGTGGTGGAGTGCTGCTGGCCGAGACGGTGCGCGCCCGTGGGCTGGACGTGCTGCTGTCACAGGTTCTGGCGCCGTGGTCCAGGCTGCTGGCGCGCCATGACCCGGTCAAGGTCGTCCTCGACCTGGCGCTGTCGCTGGTGGTTGAGCGCGCGGTGGTCCTGGCCAGGGCGCGCCGCGCGGGCTGGACCCTGGCCGGAGCGTGGGCGCTGACGGCCGCTGTCAGCGCCCAGCGGCCGCTGGTCACTGATACCGGCGCCACCTTGGTCACCGCCCACCCTGACAATGAAGGAGGGGGGTGGCACCGACCTTCAAGAAGGGCAGGAAGGGGCTTTGGGCTCCGTCCCTTGACCGCGTGGACCGACCACGGTCCCCAAGGTGCTGGCGAGAACGCCGCGGTCATGCTGCGGCCCGCGAGCGCGGGGTCGGACACCGCCGCCGACCATGAGGCTGTCATCGCCGTGGTGCTGGCCCGTGTGGGCCTGGGTCCCGGGCCCGGACGCAAGGTGCTCGTGCGCACCGACGCTGCTGGTGGGACCAAGGCCACCTTGGCCGCCCTGGAGCGCAGAGGGGTGTCCTGCAGCGTCGGACTCACCCTGCCCAGTGACATGTCGCGGGCCTGCAGGCTGGTCCCCGCCCAGGCCTGGACCCCTGCCTGCGGCGTCGACGCGGCTCCCGCGAGGCGGCGGACGTGGCAGGGCTGA